One Spirosoma agri DNA segment encodes these proteins:
- a CDS encoding beta strand repeat-containing protein: MTCSLPSFFWFSLRALSLLLLSSGLLAQAQSSVTPATTGAQTGQPGTTVPEINLLPTDHQPLPVPAPTRSARLMAPAASTIRYVKAGATGTGATWSNASGDLQAMINASASGDQVWMAGGTYKPSTSGLTDARSATFRAKAGVTILGGFTGATGTEGNAGARTTTPSSTTLSGDLGTIGDQADNAYHVVYVGLNAGEVALLDGLCMTGGNANGSTGTDKRGGGIWISGNVSLANCQITGNTCIELGGGIYLQNGATGGSWNNCQIINNSAPQGNGSGAGGALLNCSNYQLRNCQFTANQTSYLGGGLYISGSTPIQLVSCVFDQNAATAFGGFGAGLNLNYSSATIVNSFFTRNRGNYGGGLLSGNGSVATCINTTIRANTSGVAGGAVYSFNDGRINLTNCVLWGNGGQNVAAGFNNYFSYTLTQPIPFNYNDQGGNIIATFDPFENSTGPDLKACAPAIDAGSDAVNATTTDVLGNARKVRTIDMGAAEFRGTSYTLSVTAQATPSVVCVGISTSLQATPSGSPNTPYSYTWVAPAGATLSSTSDNPTLVKPTTAGTPNFTVNVTDRLGCLATASVSVTANAVPTQYSVTGGGSYCVGSNGVVVGLSGSETGVNYQLQRDGKAVGNTIAGTGSALSFGSQTAAGNYTVQATNASTACQQSMTGSAVVTPNPLPTPFSVTGGGSYCAAGSGVVVGLAGSQTGVSYQLLRDGNAVGNAVAGTGSALSFGSQTTTGTYTVQAINTSTTCQQTMSGSATVIVGNLPTAGLINNGPLSCTMTTVTLTATGGRSYTFTDGNGQVLTGTGDTRSVNSPGIYTVRVANEAGCTSTTTTSVTSNTVVVTATLSASPSTTLTCSQPTLTLTASGGDTYRFSPTVASQSGNRATVTQAGVYSVTATSTTTGCFSTTSITISQDNAAPSASLASSGPLSCTMTSMTLTASPGGQSYRFSDGAMPIGTTNQAMVTTAGIYSVTVLAGNGCSSVASTTVTGDQTPPTVSISPSSATLTCANPSATLTAVGTGSFRWNTGAQTTTITATTAGPYSVTVMGSNGCVATASALVSSDQTAPSVNITPTSGTLTCASPTLTLTANTSAPTLLWSNGQTTPSITVNTAGTYSVTATGSNGCSGTSNAVHIESAQDVPPATLVASGGLSCAVTSVTLTANAGDELSYRFSSGVTQMGTSNTATVNIAGTYSVTVTNTATGCTNTASTVVTQDNSQPTVSISPTTATLTCGLPTATLTASTSVSSLTWSTGQTTSSISVSASGTYSVTVTSANGCMAMAQATISGTTNAPTAPTLAASPATATTNQPITVTANGCPGGTINWTALGGTGQANGNTYTLSQPGNYTLSATCSLNGCTSSSSTPLSVQIRPGGFAITGVSMVNCQLIDEAKGGYQVQFTPQYAGQNSNPISFSVVNELAPTTAPAPYALRLYTDNPVITLVATQAGNAEARFAYNWLASCQSGTSPNQPPTTTGVPSQSILVGQGYQLQLATYFSDPDGQALSFQASGLPAGLSLSGSIISGAPSQTGVSTVNVTAIDPGGLQVSTSFQLTVNPMPVTPPTGFAIVGVSTVSCQVLSAGERRLTFTPQYAGVSAAPISFSVVNELVATTNPGPYSLNLYTDNPTITLSAQQGATVSTYRYNWLAVCTPSARIGSGEAGARLTVRVLGNPVAGNSAEVEINGAAGQPVQLNVVDGQGKSVHTQRIDQAGAVERVSLSLGASNGVLLLRVSTPTQQQHVKLLRF, translated from the coding sequence ATGACGTGTTCTTTACCTTCTTTTTTCTGGTTTAGCCTGCGGGCGCTCAGCCTGCTCCTGCTAAGCAGCGGTCTGCTGGCCCAGGCCCAGTCGAGCGTGACCCCAGCCACCACCGGGGCGCAAACCGGGCAGCCCGGCACAACTGTTCCGGAGATAAATCTACTACCAACGGACCACCAGCCCCTGCCAGTTCCAGCCCCGACTCGATCAGCCCGGTTGATGGCCCCGGCTGCGTCTACCATCCGGTACGTCAAAGCGGGCGCTACGGGTACGGGCGCGACCTGGAGCAATGCCTCGGGTGATTTGCAGGCCATGATCAACGCGTCAGCATCAGGCGATCAGGTCTGGATGGCGGGGGGCACCTATAAACCCAGTACCAGCGGGCTGACCGACGCCCGAAGCGCTACCTTTAGAGCGAAAGCGGGAGTGACTATTTTGGGCGGCTTTACAGGGGCGACAGGCACCGAAGGTAACGCTGGTGCCCGTACGACCACCCCGTCGTCCACGACGCTATCGGGCGACCTGGGCACCATCGGCGATCAGGCTGACAACGCCTACCATGTCGTCTACGTCGGCCTTAATGCAGGCGAAGTAGCGCTACTCGATGGCCTTTGTATGACGGGAGGTAACGCCAACGGCAGTACTGGTACAGACAAGCGGGGGGGCGGTATATGGATCAGTGGTAACGTGTCGCTGGCCAACTGCCAGATCACGGGCAACACCTGTATTGAACTTGGCGGTGGCATCTATCTGCAGAACGGCGCTACCGGCGGGAGTTGGAACAACTGTCAGATTATCAACAACAGCGCGCCCCAGGGCAATGGCTCTGGGGCCGGGGGAGCGCTACTAAACTGTTCCAACTACCAGTTGCGCAACTGCCAGTTTACGGCTAACCAGACGTCCTATCTCGGCGGAGGTCTCTATATAAGTGGATCAACCCCAATTCAGCTAGTGAGTTGCGTCTTTGATCAGAACGCGGCCACGGCCTTTGGCGGGTTTGGGGCCGGGCTAAATCTCAACTACAGTAGTGCGACGATTGTCAATAGCTTCTTCACGCGTAACAGGGGTAACTACGGGGGCGGTTTGTTGAGCGGCAACGGGTCGGTAGCCACGTGCATCAATACAACCATCAGGGCCAATACGTCGGGCGTAGCGGGAGGGGCCGTGTATTCCTTTAATGATGGCAGGATCAACCTGACCAATTGCGTCTTATGGGGCAATGGCGGACAGAACGTTGCGGCTGGGTTTAATAACTATTTTAGTTACACATTAACGCAACCCATCCCTTTCAATTACAACGACCAGGGCGGTAACATCATCGCCACGTTTGATCCCTTTGAGAACAGCACCGGACCGGACCTCAAGGCCTGCGCCCCCGCCATCGATGCGGGCAGCGATGCGGTCAACGCGACGACTACCGATGTGCTGGGCAATGCCCGCAAGGTGCGCACCATCGACATGGGGGCCGCTGAATTTAGGGGCACGTCCTACACCCTGTCCGTGACGGCGCAGGCTACGCCCTCGGTGGTTTGCGTAGGCATCAGTACGAGTCTGCAAGCTACTCCCAGCGGATCACCCAATACGCCATACAGCTATACCTGGGTTGCTCCAGCGGGAGCCACGCTAAGCAGTACCAGCGATAATCCTACTTTGGTCAAGCCCACCACTGCGGGAACGCCTAACTTTACGGTCAATGTAACCGATAGACTGGGCTGTCTGGCTACCGCCAGCGTGAGCGTCACCGCCAATGCAGTACCAACTCAATACAGTGTTACCGGCGGGGGCAGCTACTGCGTCGGGAGTAACGGGGTAGTCGTCGGCCTGTCGGGTTCTGAGACGGGGGTGAATTATCAGCTACAGCGCGACGGTAAGGCCGTGGGTAATACGATAGCCGGCACCGGTAGCGCGCTCAGCTTTGGCAGCCAGACCGCAGCTGGTAACTACACCGTGCAGGCCACCAATGCCAGCACGGCCTGTCAGCAAAGCATGACCGGCTCCGCCGTCGTAACGCCCAACCCGCTCCCGACTCCGTTCAGTGTCACCGGTGGCGGCAGCTATTGCGCAGCGGGTAGTGGGGTGGTGGTTGGCCTGGCGGGCTCGCAAACCGGCGTGAGCTACCAGCTGCTGCGCGATGGCAATGCGGTGGGTAATGCGGTAGCCGGCACCGGTAGTGCGCTCAGCTTTGGCAGCCAGACCACCACAGGCACCTACACCGTACAGGCGATCAACACCAGCACGACCTGTCAGCAAACCATGAGCGGTTCGGCCACGGTCATCGTGGGCAACCTGCCCACCGCTGGCCTGATCAACAACGGCCCTCTGAGCTGCACGATGACGACCGTCACCCTGACGGCCACTGGAGGCCGTTCCTACACCTTTACCGACGGAAATGGCCAGGTACTGACCGGGACCGGGGATACCCGGAGCGTGAACAGCCCGGGCATCTACACCGTGCGGGTGGCCAACGAGGCCGGCTGTACCAGCACCACGACCACCAGCGTGACCAGCAATACAGTTGTCGTTACGGCTACCCTATCAGCCAGCCCCTCGACCACGCTCACTTGCTCCCAGCCCACCCTGACGCTGACGGCCTCGGGCGGGGACACCTACCGCTTCAGTCCCACCGTGGCCTCCCAAAGTGGCAACCGGGCTACGGTGACCCAGGCCGGGGTGTACTCGGTGACGGCGACCAGCACTACCACGGGCTGTTTTAGCACCACCAGTATCACCATCAGCCAGGACAATGCGGCTCCGTCGGCTAGCCTGGCCAGCAGTGGGCCCTTGAGTTGTACCATGACCAGCATGACGCTGACGGCCAGCCCCGGGGGGCAATCGTATAGGTTCAGTGACGGAGCCATGCCCATCGGAACCACCAATCAGGCCATGGTCACGACAGCGGGTATTTATTCGGTGACGGTGCTGGCGGGTAATGGCTGCTCATCGGTAGCCAGCACCACCGTGACTGGGGATCAGACGCCCCCGACGGTATCAATCAGTCCATCGAGCGCCACCTTGACCTGCGCTAACCCATCAGCAACGCTGACGGCGGTGGGTACGGGTAGTTTCCGCTGGAACACCGGTGCGCAAACGACCACCATCACGGCCACTACCGCTGGCCCGTATTCAGTGACGGTGATGGGCAGCAACGGCTGCGTAGCCACGGCCAGTGCCCTGGTGAGCAGCGATCAGACCGCCCCGTCAGTAAACATTACTCCCACCAGCGGCACGCTGACCTGCGCCAGCCCGACACTGACGCTGACGGCTAATACCAGCGCCCCGACCCTGCTATGGAGCAACGGGCAGACGACACCCAGTATTACGGTGAATACAGCGGGTACCTACTCGGTGACGGCAACGGGCAGTAATGGATGCTCGGGCACCAGCAACGCGGTACACATCGAATCCGCCCAGGATGTCCCACCGGCTACGCTGGTGGCCAGTGGCGGGCTGAGTTGTGCGGTGACGAGTGTGACACTAACGGCCAACGCGGGTGATGAGCTGAGTTACCGCTTTAGCTCAGGGGTCACTCAGATGGGAACTAGCAACACGGCCACGGTGAACATCGCCGGAACCTACTCGGTCACCGTGACCAACACGGCCACGGGTTGCACCAACACGGCCAGTACAGTCGTGACTCAGGACAACAGCCAGCCCACGGTGAGCATTAGCCCCACCACAGCGACGCTCACCTGTGGCCTACCAACCGCCACGCTCACGGCCAGCACGTCGGTCAGCAGCCTCACCTGGAGCACGGGCCAAACCACGTCGAGTATTTCGGTCAGTGCGTCCGGTACGTATTCCGTAACCGTAACCAGTGCCAACGGCTGTATGGCGATGGCGCAGGCAACGATCAGCGGCACGACGAATGCCCCTACCGCCCCAACGCTGGCGGCTAGTCCAGCGACCGCTACCACTAACCAGCCCATCACCGTCACGGCCAATGGCTGCCCGGGGGGGACGATTAACTGGACCGCTTTGGGTGGAACAGGGCAGGCTAACGGCAACACCTACACGCTCTCCCAGCCGGGCAACTATACCCTCTCAGCCACCTGTAGTTTGAACGGTTGCACCAGCAGCTCGTCCACTCCGCTGAGCGTGCAGATTCGTCCCGGTGGCTTTGCCATTACGGGGGTGAGCATGGTCAACTGTCAGTTGATCGATGAAGCTAAGGGTGGCTACCAGGTGCAGTTCACCCCCCAGTACGCGGGGCAGAACAGTAATCCCATCAGCTTCTCGGTGGTCAACGAACTGGCCCCCACGACGGCTCCGGCACCCTACGCGCTGCGGCTCTACACCGACAACCCGGTGATCACCCTGGTCGCTACGCAGGCGGGTAACGCGGAAGCGCGCTTTGCTTACAATTGGCTGGCTTCCTGCCAGAGTGGCACGAGTCCGAATCAGCCGCCGACCACCACGGGTGTTCCTAGTCAAAGCATTCTGGTAGGTCAAGGCTATCAGTTACAACTCGCCACTTATTTTTCTGATCCTGATGGACAGGCGTTGAGCTTCCAGGCGTCGGGTTTGCCAGCGGGCTTAAGTCTGAGTGGTTCGATCATCAGCGGTGCTCCTTCGCAAACAGGGGTATCCACCGTCAACGTAACGGCGATTGATCCGGGTGGCTTGCAGGTGAGTACGAGCTTCCAATTGACGGTGAACCCGATGCCAGTGACTCCACCGACAGGTTTCGCCATCGTGGGGGTCTCGACGGTGAGCTGTCAGGTGCTCAGTGCGGGCGAACGGCGGTTGACCTTCACCCCCCAGTACGCCGGGGTAAGCGCAGCACCCATCAGTTTCTCGGTGGTCAACGAGCTGGTGGCTACTACCAATCCGGGTCCGTATAGTCTGAACCTATACACCGACAACCCGACCATCACCCTGAGCGCCCAGCAGGGAGCCACCGTGAGTACGTATCGCTACAACTGGCTGGCTGTGTGTACGCCATCGGCCCGAATAGGCAGTGGTGAAGCGGGTGCGCGTCTAACCGTTCGGGTGTTGGGTAACCCCGTAGCCGGTAACTCCGCCGAGGTAGAGATCAACGGAGCAGCGGGTCAACCGGTGCAGCTCAACGTAGTGGATGGGCAAGGCAAGTCGGTCCATACGCAACGAATCGATCAGGCGGGTGCCGTGGAACGGGTGAGTCTATCGCTGGGTGCCAGCAACGGGGTTCTGCTTTTACGCGTGAGCACGCCCACCCAGCAGCAACACGTCAAACTCCTACGCTTCTAG